In Acetomicrobium thermoterrenum DSM 13490, one DNA window encodes the following:
- a CDS encoding transposase, whose amino-acid sequence VYRAKEKNEAAKLLDLIIMNLKASDDAELYRWGNTLKRWRQPILNYFDNKTTNAYTEGCNTKVKMLKRISFGLRNVEVYTKKIMLGFLPPECFHTI is encoded by the coding sequence GTATATAGAGCGAAGGAGAAGAACGAGGCAGCCAAGCTTTTAGACCTGATCATCATGAACCTGAAGGCTTCTGACGATGCCGAGTTGTACAGGTGGGGCAATACCCTAAAACGGTGGCGACAGCCTATATTAAACTACTTCGACAACAAAACTACCAATGCCTATACCGAAGGATGTAATACGAAGGTGAAGATGCTAAAACGAATCTCCTTTGGTCTTAGAAACGTAGAGGTCTACACAAAAAAGATAATGTTGGGATTCTTACCACCGGAGTGTTTCCACACTATTTGA